The DNA window TGATTTATGGCTTTTGGGGCCTAAGAGAATCTACAATGGCGCCCGTCTCGGCGGACGTCCGGCCGGCGTGCCGGAGTTCCGCGTggaacgtccgccattgcgcagcggtgacgcggatacggacgtccgttgcggacaccggagttccgcggcgttcccgggacgtccgttgcggacaccggagttccgcggcgttcccgggacgtccgtcgcgacgtccttgcggacgtccgccattgtgttgACCCCACGAACGTCCcggttattttatatttttttcgaaaattctataaatacggctcgttgaacttcatttcattcgcaccacttgtattaacgagtatctctctctctacgtttcttttatatatccagaatggcgggtagtggtagtggtagtggtagtggtaatGGCTTTGGTGCGGCGGTAGCAGTGCGGGTGGCAGTGATGGGGGTATGATGACATAATGAGGCgaattcatgcacgtgtgcgggaggcagcGGAGAGGGAGATACAGGCGGCCTTGGCGCcagcggtacctcgacccatccatcgtcgatctatagtaccccgggaccacctcaCTGCACAATgtcggttgtacgaggattacttcgctccggagccacgatttggggagaacatgttccggtgacgttttaggatgcatcgtccgctctttctgcgtatcgtgggcgctttagagcgtcgatacgggtatttcagggtgcgggaggatgcggctggtaaacccggccacactcctattcagaagtgcactgcccaaatcaggcagctggcatacggaggcgcgactgacatgttcgatgagtacctccacatcggcgagacgactgcccgcgatttcctaaagtatttttgtcagtGCGTTACGAGATATTCGTGAAGGGGCTGGCAGTGGAAGCGTGTGCTCAAAACGGATcatatgaatttgatctatttagcagattatttagacaaaatctattcgcgtaattatcacatgtatcatgctcataacttgaattaaaacatgctttagcacataaaatccctaaaacatgcttactacggaattagccaatttaccttgttgattcaatcaagaatcgatgatggcttgctccgtctccacgtgaagatcttcaatacaagacctcggatcttctgactggtgtcctggactataagtcacatattgggcccagtcagggatctaaggaagaatttggaacatgcctcacccaattagctttttactaattaaattgaacccacaatttaatataagcttatattggaatattacgagcagccactacagaagtaatattgcactaccttccaaatccgaagttacaagtattccgggtttcctttaattgcatttgattcatttcccgcgcttaagatggaaacatccattaatcaattaatgtctgctatagacttaattaattaacatatttcgaattccaagagtggacttagcaagaaactcttatttattattcatagagtaatcaaactccaactagctaggttccgaataataaaacctcgtttcgagctcctcttgtggatgttatcaaacgagactctcatcgcgcacgtttcaacataatagcaatcctagcacctctagataatgatcaccactacccaatatacctggatcgttgggttacgaaaaacccgcacctttggtaagtcaaagtagtggatcctcaatatcttatgctcaatgctaacgtacattgattaagaaattaattttcaagacctcgtctttcagtagatagcataaagactcgtcttgctgttagatccattcagtgctataccacaccgacgtcatcttatttcaataaggtttagaaataatcggactgacattgcaacctttcgcgataggtagtctaggcctatctaggttgtgaaattcttatttttctttgtttagaactgaccgtgttaccttaaattggacgacgcccactactggtctactaaaacaaagacttagactttgttacgtttgctcatacatttaaatatgtaataaacaaccattaaatgtaaaacataacaatattatgacaaaaataatctgttgcatttattggaaaataaccattagagttttacagtatccaatcactcgaaaggtgatttctagtatacaaaaccctaacaattcggggataggtatcttcggaagcctaccctcaaagattgtcaggctctgctggatatgcacgggactcaGCACGGGTTTCTGGGGAcgctaggcagcatagattgtatgcattggaagtggaagaactgccccgttGCCTGGAAAGGGGTGTGCACTACGGGTTTCAAGGAcaaaaatcccacgatgatccttgaagcggtagctgactaccggctgtggatttgacatgcctattttggagtagccgagtcgaacaacgacatcaacgttctccagtcgtcgccccttttcaacgaccagtgcatgagCGTCGGTCCGGCCGTCAATTTCGTCGCCAACTGCAACTGGCACAACATGAGCTATTATTTggctgatgggatataccctatgtagcccgtctttgtgaagacgatcagatgcctaGTAGAAGAAAAGAAAGTATATTTTACGGGTCGTTAGGAGGCAGCGCGTAAGGATGTGgaacgggcatttggtgtgctccaggctcgatggacggcagtgaagggtccatcactcATGTGGAATGCTGACAAAATCGCCGATATGATGTACGCATGTATGATCACAcataacatgattgtcgaagatgaaggtccaacacTGACGGATTGGGtcaatgatgatgctgatgttgCGGGTCCTAGCCACAACGTGGGCACCAgcaatgtacgtatggggataccccatgacgaggTCGAGCGAGTCCgacatttgccgacatgcgccaaaaataaGCCCATATTTGACTCTAGAACGATATAATAGAAGTATAGCAGCGgatgggtcgtcgttgatggaatttgtatttattgaagtgtactttttttagtttttttcattgttgaaatgtacctttcttttttttatttaatgaaatttttattccgtaatcgtgacgaaattttaattccgtaaattgtttaatttgatgaatttgtgaatttttattattgtgggaagtcagTCGAgatccttggggatgtccgccactgtgcagtgacATGCTAGTgtagtgggaagtccttatgacgtggcagtgcagtgggaagtccttatgatatgacagaaggtgtttttgggatgtccgcgggaGATGTCTgcggggatgtccgccgggacttCCGCACAACTGTGGAGGCTCTTAAAACGCGACATCCGAATAATTAAAGGATAGACCGAAGAGCGGAGAGAGTCTAAAACCCGTGTAAAATCTTGTTAGACGTAATCAAACCACATCTTCCACCGCCGGCATGGGCGGCGCCACCAGGTTCATGACCCTCCTCACCGCCCCTTTCCCACCCCTCCGCCCATCGCTTATCCTTCTTCACCGCCGTATCTCCTCTCTTTCCATCACTCCGCTCCGTCTCCACAAACGCTCTTCTCCTTCCAAATTGAAAACCCTAACTCCTCAACCGGCGACCTGCTTCCACTCTCAATCGAGCAATCACACCTACTCACTCCAATCTTCCGCCGCTCAGCCGCAGCAGCACATCCACCATCCGTGGCCGGAATGGACCAATTTTCTCACTTATTTATCGAGTGAACATGGGTATTCTGCTCCTCACGGCGATAAAATTCCACCGGAGGACGCATTTGTGGTGTATGAGAAATTGAGCGACGATTTTGTCTGCGCCGCCGCCGCGTGCTTTGCTTTCTCTCGTGCCCGACCAGATCTTATCGGGTGTGTGTATTCCTCTCTTTATCCTACTGTtcttacatttatttattaagcATGTATTGTGATGCGCAAATTTGATTAGCTACTGCGTATATGGAGATTGTAACTATTAAGTTTAATCTCGGGTGCGGAAATGGCGGTATAGCTCATAACTACTTTAGTATTGCAGTTTGTGGTGATTTTGCGCTTTCTCTCCCAGCTAAAAGTCCGATTTTGACAATTTGAAACAGATTGCTTTCGAGGAAGAATATTGAAGCTGTTGTGTCAAATGGAACTCCATTTTTGTTCAAAAGTGCACTTGACACGGCAAGAAGGATGAGGGCATTTTTGGGAACTGATGGCAGCAATGTATGTGAATCaccctttttctttttatcagCTGAGGCTAGTGCTCTAAATTGATTTATAGAATTACAAGTTGCTCTCTGTGTTATGTTACTACTAACGTTCTGGATTCTTCTTATTGATTCTTGTTGTGACCTGTGTAATGCAGAATGCTTTGCTTGTTCGATAGAAATTGTCTGTCTAAGCATTGGTGGCTAACAATTAATACCTGTGGACTAGAATTATATTTAGCATTTTATCTTACACTGCTCTTGGATTATATTTGAGTTGACTTAATTTGTCGCCTTTTTCTAGGTCATAGTAGAAAATGGTtgattgtgtttttgttttcttgaatgCCAGGTAGTAGAAGCTGATAAAGCAAGATTGACTGATCTAATGAAGTATATAATAAGTTATGCAAGCAACCCTACATCGTCTTCTGAGAGAAATGGGCTGTATAGTAGGGAACTTGTTGATTCATCAGTGCGGAATCTGTTACATGAAATGGTTGCAGTGTGTGGTGGAGCTCCAACAGGAAACATGGCTGCTTCAGGAAATCAGTTTCCGAGCAGTGATAGACACGTCCCAAATCCTTATGGACAAAATATTGAAATGAAGAGAGGCGACTGGATATGTCAGAAGTGCGCATATCTTCTATTCTTTCATTAGATCATGATATATAAGTGCTTTATTAACAGTATTCTCTTTTGAGTAATAAAAAGATGGTAGGGATTTTTGTAGGATTCATCTGCGGtcaattttttaagaatttaaaagaaaaagacAGCAAAATATGTAAAATCTCATCTTGCTACTTCATCTGATTTGGTCATGATTCCCCCACCCCACTATTGGTGACGTTTATCATCTTTTTCTGCTGTAAAATAAATTAGCCTTGTGATTTTTAAATTTCCCATCAAAATATGTCTGTTTTTTTTGGTTATTGCCTTTTTTgaacatcttttttttttttggcaggTGTGATTTTATGAACTTTGCAAGAAACAGTAAATGTCTTGAATGTGAAGAACCCAGACCAAAGAGACAACTAGCTGGCGGAGAGTGGGAATGCCCTCAGTAAGCATTATTAATGTTGTGTATATGCTGAAGGATCACTTTTATCAATTCAAACCTCTTCGTTGAGAGTGATGTATTGTCAATGTGCTTTGTTGCAGATGCAGTTTCTTTAACTATGGAAGGAATGTAGCTTGTTTGAGATGTGACTGTCGAAAACCTGGTGCTCTGTTGTTTAATAATAGTAACTCTGCAAGTATTGGGTCAAACCCTACATCTCTGTCAGGTCCTTCAGAAATTCGATATCCAGGGAGGAACCATGCAAACACTGTTTCTTTTGTGCCACCAGGCCCACCACCGCCCGATACACTCTCTAGGAGACGTCAAACTCCGGAGATGGATAATGGAAATAAAGTACCAGTAGAAGCTAACGGTACAGCCTTATCAGATGGCAGGAATAGGAAATCTGTAAGCAGCATGCCTCAGGGTTTATCTGGGAATAATCAGTTTTCAAAGGACTCGGCAAGTCTGACTGACATCGAGAGTAATGAGAGAGAGCAAACTGAAAAGTCAGAAAG is part of the Salvia splendens isolate huo1 chromosome 6, SspV2, whole genome shotgun sequence genome and encodes:
- the LOC121808327 gene encoding zinc finger protein VAR3, chloroplastic-like, with protein sequence MGGATRFMTLLTAPFPPLRPSLILLHRRISSLSITPLRLHKRSSPSKLKTLTPQPATCFHSQSSNHTYSLQSSAAQPQQHIHHPWPEWTNFLTYLSSEHGYSAPHGDKIPPEDAFVVYEKLSDDFVCAAAACFAFSRARPDLIGLLSRKNIEAVVSNGTPFLFKSALDTARRMRAFLGTDGSNVVEADKARLTDLMKYIISYASNPTSSSERNGLYSRELVDSSVRNLLHEMVAVCGGAPTGNMAASGNQFPSSDRHVPNPYGQNIEMKRGDWICQKCDFMNFARNSKCLECEEPRPKRQLAGGEWECPQCSFFNYGRNVACLRCDCRKPGALLFNNSNSASIGSNPTSLSGPSEIRYPGRNHANTVSFVPPGPPPPDTLSRRRQTPEMDNGNKVPVEANGTALSDGRNRKSVSSMPQGLSGNNQFSKDSASLTDIESNEREQTEKSERWFKRMAELQNAKDLPSAVSDDDFPEIMPMRKGENRFVVGKKKDRSLTSPQYKRQVAMDQANNTNFVPFVPFPPGYFANKGTEHSSGPDSPENTVGDTSFTKSMGQTDKLDAKPGMAYSSTVFRNDQKARSSGNSVYTSETSAAQFGGDYSKQYSGGPVQNSFASDTMSTNTQTGGYSRDGNASVAGHGGASSQLPKNENVRIGWSGPSLEGSAVTEPDPLDMSEEAKAERWFKRVAQIKDISELSQIPDEDFPSIMPMRKGVNRFVVSKRKTPLERRLTNQQYRRNLPIIPNNPLKKDGESS